Proteins found in one Manduca sexta isolate Smith_Timp_Sample1 chromosome 8, JHU_Msex_v1.0, whole genome shotgun sequence genomic segment:
- the LOC115451172 gene encoding tumor necrosis factor alpha-induced protein 8-like protein — protein sequence MVSTSTEGGAWCARDISLRAQKKFLSRVGGATSARALILDEHAAKLLDQFLVVLRERVEKREAEKLVKHVIKSAVKLGVLRRHGQLSAADDRALASFRSKFQNVLMAVVSFCEVEFSYDRGFLQDALRESHQSLKAVVERHLSDKSVSRLAGVFALASRGELLDSLFAGQVDEDVLKLSRMLRKELDRGLL from the exons CGACGGAGGGCGGCGCGTGGTGCGCTCGCGACATCTCGCTGCGCGCGCAGAAGAAGTTCCTCTCGAGGGTAGGAGGAGCCACCAGCGCGCGGGCGCTCATTCTCGACGAACATGCCGCCAAGCTCCTTGACCAG TTCCTGGTGGTGCTGCGCGAGCGCGTGGAGAAGCGCGAGGCGGAGAAGCTGGTGAAGCACGTGATCAAGTCGGCGGTGAAGCTGGGCGTGCTGCGGCGGCACGGACAGCTCTCGGCCGCCGACGACCGCGCGCTCGCCTCCTTCAGGTCTAAGTTCCAG AACGTATTGATGGCGGTGGTGTCGTTCTGCGAGGTGGAGTTCTCGTACGACCGCGGGTTCCTGCAGGATGCCCTGCGCGAGTCCCACCAGTCGCTCAA GGCGGTGGTCGAAAGGCACCTATCAGACAAATCCGTGTCCCGTCTAGCCGGAGTCTTCGCCCTGGCCTCTCGGGGAGAACTTCTGGACTCCCTCTTCGCCGGGCAAGTAGACGAGGACGTGCTCAAACTGTCCAGGATGCTGCGCAAGGAGCTCGACCGAGGCCTGCTATAA